Proteins encoded in a region of the Nostoc sp. UHCC 0926 genome:
- a CDS encoding type I polyketide synthase, translated as MNMLNDFNNLNDIAIIGMAGRFPGANNVDIFWQNIRDGIESICFFTDEELLSGGINPALLNDSLYVRARGVLENIELFDASFFGFSPREAEITDPQHRLFIECVWSALENAGYNSQTYTGQIGLFAGVAASNYLLSNLYPNRELMESVDSFQILIGNDKDFLPTQVSYKLNLRGPSINVQTACSTSLVTVHLACQSLLNGESDIALAGGVSIRVPEKTGYHYQEGRINSPDGHCRAFDAKAKGTNGGSGLGVVVLKRLEDAFADGDFIHAVIKGSAINNDGSLKIGYTAPSVDGQREVILEALALAGVEPETITYVEAHGTGTPLGDPIEIKALTQAFHASTNKKGFCPIGSVKTNVGHLDTAAGVTGLIKTVQALKNKQIPPSLHFKDPNPQIDFANSPFYVNAILSEWKTNGTPRRAGVSSFGIGGTNAHVILEEAPVVERLDASRPWQLLLLSAKTTTALETNTANLATHLQQHPDITLPDVAHTLQVGRRAFDHRRIVVCNGCEDAVKVLTSPDPQRLLTYHHKPSHRPVIFMFSGQGAQYVNMARELYLVEPTFFQHVNICADILQPLLNLDIRHILFPKEQQIEAATQKLEQTALTQSALFVIEYALAQLWMEWGVHPEAMIGHSIGEYVAATIAGVFSLEDALPIVATRGQLMQQLPSGSMLAIPLPEKDVQSLIEGVKTFHGTYLQIAAINSPSSCVVSGSKEAIASLQNQLSSQEIECRLLHTSHAFHSVMMEPILEPFVQSLKKVKLNPPRIRFISNVTGSWITDDEATNASYWGQHLRQTVRFSDGISQLLQQFEGVFLEVGPGRTLSTLTTQHFQSKAKQLVLTSLRHAKEQQSDVSFLLQTLGRLWLFGVDINWSGFYTHEQRHRLPLPTYPFERQRYWIDAKSSSPSSIAKPVTPDKKQDIADWFYTPSWKRSSLPDSSFPHKIESAQGQWLLFVDECGVGSQLVNRLQQNGENVIVVKVGEQFTKFSQGIYAINPQNRNDYDALFKELIALGQTPQNIAYLWSVSTLDTYQPGEFLEFKSLLFLTQSLNNQKMTNRLQIWVVSNQVQEVNGNETLDPDKATVLGLCKVIPQEYPNITCRSIDVVLTNRTDPEKAEGERNRIIDQIINEFMALSCDLVVAYRDRYRWVQTFESVHLESAVEEKTLLRKQAVYLFTGGLESLGVVLAQYLAKTLQAKLIFIEDSTFPEKEEYSQWLETHPPENEVSNKIQKLQELGNLDAEVLVVRADTSNYEQMHLSLAPENIGEIHGVIYSTGINRENIFCSIPEIGQTELEKLLDSQRHNLTILEQVLQSRKLDFWIIFSSLSSILGGFGLVLSSGINQLIDTFIQRHNQTNSLPLRFINLDKLKLNVSLEQKILGQVSGVELAITETESVEVFKRILSSGEGTQVVVSTVDLKARYEHAFNFDFQPNSKSSGGVDSSSTYSRPNLSNSYVTPTNELEKQIVEIWQEVLGIAQVGIYDNFYQLGGDSLIATQLVSRLRTKFPVELPLRDLLLQAMIPAKQAEMIEQLLLEKLEELSEEKVAILLKNES; from the coding sequence ATGAATATGTTAAACGATTTTAATAACTTAAATGATATAGCTATTATCGGCATGGCGGGTCGTTTTCCTGGGGCAAATAACGTCGATATTTTTTGGCAAAACATCCGAGATGGTATAGAGTCTATTTGTTTTTTCACAGATGAAGAACTACTGTCTGGTGGGATAAATCCAGCATTGCTGAATGACTCTCTGTATGTAAGAGCACGCGGTGTACTAGAAAATATAGAGTTATTTGATGCTTCATTTTTTGGCTTTTCTCCCAGAGAAGCTGAAATAACAGACCCGCAACACCGTCTTTTTATAGAATGTGTTTGGTCAGCTCTAGAAAATGCTGGCTACAACTCTCAAACTTATACTGGTCAAATAGGTCTTTTCGCTGGTGTCGCTGCAAGTAACTATTTACTTTCAAACTTATATCCCAACCGGGAGTTGATGGAATCAGTAGACAGTTTCCAAATTTTAATTGGAAACGACAAGGATTTCCTGCCTACGCAAGTTTCTTACAAGTTAAACTTGAGGGGACCCAGCATCAATGTTCAAACTGCCTGCTCGACATCATTGGTTACTGTGCACTTAGCCTGCCAAAGTTTACTTAATGGTGAAAGTGATATTGCTTTAGCTGGTGGTGTTTCGATAAGAGTGCCAGAAAAAACTGGTTACCACTATCAAGAAGGAAGGATTAATTCTCCTGACGGACACTGTCGAGCTTTTGATGCCAAAGCTAAAGGAACTAATGGCGGCAGTGGTTTGGGTGTGGTAGTCTTGAAAAGACTAGAGGATGCTTTTGCCGATGGTGACTTTATTCATGCAGTCATCAAAGGTTCAGCTATTAATAACGACGGCTCTTTAAAAATTGGTTACACAGCGCCTAGCGTTGATGGTCAAAGGGAAGTAATTTTAGAAGCGCTTGCTTTAGCTGGAGTTGAACCTGAGACTATCACATATGTGGAAGCACATGGTACTGGAACTCCGTTAGGAGATCCCATTGAAATTAAGGCTCTTACACAAGCTTTTCATGCTAGCACGAACAAAAAAGGTTTTTGTCCCATTGGTTCGGTAAAAACCAATGTTGGACATTTGGATACAGCAGCTGGTGTTACTGGTTTAATCAAAACAGTACAAGCCCTGAAAAATAAACAAATACCGCCCAGTTTGCATTTTAAGGATCCCAATCCTCAGATAGACTTCGCCAATAGTCCCTTTTATGTCAATGCTATATTATCAGAATGGAAAACCAACGGCACTCCTCGCCGAGCAGGAGTCAGTTCTTTCGGTATTGGAGGGACTAACGCCCATGTCATCTTGGAAGAAGCCCCAGTTGTTGAGAGGTTGGATGCGAGTCGCCCCTGGCAATTGTTGCTGCTCTCAGCTAAAACCACCACAGCCTTAGAAACTAACACAGCCAACTTAGCTACTCACCTCCAGCAACATCCTGATATTACCCTGCCTGATGTAGCTCATACCCTACAAGTAGGTCGTCGAGCATTTGACCATCGCCGTATAGTGGTTTGCAATGGCTGTGAGGATGCAGTGAAAGTACTGACATCCCCAGATCCACAACGTCTTTTAACTTACCACCACAAGCCCAGTCACCGCCCAGTCATATTCATGTTTTCAGGACAAGGGGCGCAATATGTGAATATGGCACGGGAACTATACTTAGTTGAACCAACATTTTTTCAGCACGTAAATATCTGTGCTGACATTCTTCAACCCCTGCTCAATCTTGATATCCGCCATATACTCTTCCCCAAAGAACAACAAATTGAAGCCGCTACCCAAAAACTAGAACAAACGGCACTTACCCAAAGCGCATTGTTTGTCATCGAATATGCCTTAGCACAATTGTGGATGGAATGGGGAGTACATCCAGAGGCGATGATTGGTCATAGCATAGGGGAATATGTTGCAGCGACAATTGCAGGTGTGTTCTCCTTGGAAGATGCCTTGCCAATTGTGGCGACAAGGGGACAACTGATGCAACAATTGCCCTCTGGGAGTATGCTAGCAATTCCGCTTCCAGAAAAAGATGTGCAATCTCTTATAGAAGGTGTAAAGACGTTTCATGGAACGTATCTACAAATAGCAGCTATCAATAGTCCATCTTCGTGCGTTGTTTCCGGTTCTAAAGAGGCGATCGCCTCTCTCCAAAACCAATTATCCTCACAAGAAATAGAATGTCGGCTTTTGCACACATCTCATGCGTTTCATTCTGTAATGATGGAACCAATCTTGGAACCATTTGTGCAATCCCTGAAAAAAGTGAAGCTAAACCCACCGCGTATTCGCTTCATTTCCAATGTCACTGGCAGTTGGATTACAGATGATGAAGCCACAAATGCCAGCTATTGGGGTCAGCATTTGCGGCAAACTGTAAGATTTTCAGATGGGATATCTCAACTGTTGCAACAGTTTGAAGGTGTTTTCTTGGAAGTAGGTCCGGGGCGGACATTAAGCACATTAACAACACAGCATTTCCAATCAAAAGCAAAACAGCTAGTGTTGACTTCTTTACGCCATGCCAAAGAGCAACAATCGGACGTTAGCTTTTTGTTACAGACATTAGGTCGGTTGTGGCTATTTGGAGTAGACATAAATTGGTCAGGATTTTATACCCATGAGCAACGTCATCGTTTGCCTTTGCCTACTTACCCCTTTGAGCGACAAAGATATTGGATTGATGCGAAATCGTCATCACCTTCTTCAATTGCTAAACCTGTAACACCGGATAAAAAACAAGATATTGCCGACTGGTTTTATACCCCTTCATGGAAACGTTCCTCGCTCCCTGATTCATCCTTTCCTCATAAAATAGAATCTGCACAAGGGCAATGGTTGTTGTTTGTTGATGAGTGTGGGGTGGGTTCCCAATTAGTTAACAGACTCCAACAGAATGGCGAAAATGTGATTGTAGTGAAAGTGGGAGAGCAATTTACTAAATTTAGTCAGGGAATTTATGCGATTAATCCCCAAAACCGCAATGACTATGATGCGTTGTTCAAAGAACTTATTGCACTGGGTCAAACTCCGCAAAATATTGCTTATTTATGGAGTGTAAGTACGTTAGATACTTACCAACCAGGTGAGTTTTTAGAATTCAAGAGTTTGCTATTTTTAACGCAATCCCTTAACAACCAAAAAATGACTAATCGCTTACAAATCTGGGTTGTATCCAATCAAGTCCAAGAAGTCAATGGGAATGAAACTCTCGATCCAGACAAAGCAACAGTGTTAGGGTTGTGTAAGGTGATTCCTCAAGAGTATCCTAATATTACTTGCCGGAGTATTGATGTTGTTTTAACGAACCGCACAGACCCAGAGAAGGCAGAGGGAGAAAGAAATCGTATCATAGACCAAATTATAAATGAGTTTATGGCTTTGTCCTGTGACTTAGTTGTTGCATATCGCGATCGCTATCGTTGGGTGCAAACATTTGAGTCAGTGCATCTAGAGTCAGCAGTTGAAGAAAAAACACTACTTAGAAAACAGGCTGTTTACCTGTTTACAGGTGGGCTAGAAAGTCTTGGAGTTGTGCTTGCTCAATATTTGGCAAAAACTCTACAAGCAAAACTCATATTCATTGAGGATTCTACTTTCCCAGAAAAAGAAGAATACTCACAATGGTTAGAAACTCATCCTCCTGAAAATGAGGTGAGTAACAAAATCCAAAAACTCCAAGAATTAGGGAATTTGGATGCAGAAGTTTTAGTGGTACGTGCAGATACAAGTAACTATGAACAAATGCACCTGAGTTTAGCACCTGAGAATATTGGTGAAATTCATGGGGTTATCTATTCAACTGGAATCAACCGAGAAAATATCTTTTGCTCAATACCAGAAATTGGTCAAACGGAGTTAGAAAAACTCCTTGACTCTCAACGTCATAATCTGACTATATTAGAACAAGTATTACAAAGTAGAAAGTTAGATTTTTGGATCATTTTTTCTTCTTTATCTTCCATTTTAGGAGGATTTGGATTAGTTTTATCCTCAGGAATTAATCAGTTAATAGATACCTTTATTCAGAGACATAATCAAACTAACTCTTTGCCTTTGAGATTCATAAATTTGGATAAATTAAAACTCAATGTAAGCCTAGAACAAAAAATACTTGGACAAGTATCTGGGGTAGAATTAGCCATCACTGAGACAGAAAGCGTAGAAGTCTTTAAACGGATACTCTCTTCAGGAGAGGGAACTCAGGTTGTTGTTTCCACAGTAGATCTTAAAGCCAGGTATGAGCATGCATTTAATTTCGACTTCCAACCAAATTCAAAATCTTCCGGTGGAGTAGACTCATCCTCAACCTACTCCAGACCTAACCTCAGTAATTCCTATGTTACTCCGACTAACGAGTTAGAAAAACAAATTGTTGAAATATGGCAAGAAGTTCTAGGAATTGCACAAGTTGGTATTTACGACAACTTCTATCAATTGGGAGGGGACTCCCTGATTGCAACTCAACTAGTTTCTCGATTGCGAACCAAGTTCCCAGTAGAGTTACCATTGCGTGACCTTTTACTTCAAGCAATGATACCAGCTAAACAGGCAGAAATGATTGAGCAACTTCTTTTAGAAAAACTTGAAGAATTATCTGAAGAAAAAGTAGCAATTCTTTTGAAAAATGAATCGTAG